Proteins encoded within one genomic window of Brachybacterium avium:
- a CDS encoding YaaA family protein: protein MLIMLPPSETKTRPSEVDGAPLDLDAMSLPQLGGARATMLRAAQRTAAGPEAAAHLGVPASAPELVGRMLHLEQEPTAPPLAVYSGVLYDQLPPDLVPAQDRDVLIQSALFGLVDAFEDRIPAYRLSNGSSLSRLGKAGSWWAKQLRPVASELRSVQARSASPLIIDCRSGGYRSMMSLRSGDGVRVLEVAPVQERAGMRKVISHDAKRYRGLVTQVLLELDRAPGTAEGVAEAVGQELGGQLGVELDGDKLVVVDRVD, encoded by the coding sequence ATGCTGATCATGCTGCCGCCCTCGGAGACCAAGACCCGCCCGTCAGAGGTCGACGGCGCACCCCTTGACCTCGATGCGATGAGCCTGCCGCAGCTGGGCGGGGCACGGGCCACGATGCTGCGGGCCGCCCAGCGCACCGCCGCCGGACCCGAGGCCGCCGCGCACCTGGGGGTGCCCGCCTCGGCCCCCGAACTGGTGGGGCGCATGCTGCATCTGGAGCAGGAGCCGACGGCGCCGCCCCTGGCGGTCTACTCCGGGGTGCTGTACGACCAGCTGCCGCCCGATCTCGTGCCTGCCCAGGACCGGGACGTGCTGATCCAGAGCGCGCTGTTCGGTCTCGTGGATGCTTTCGAGGACCGGATCCCCGCCTACCGCCTCTCCAACGGCTCCTCGCTCTCGCGCCTGGGGAAGGCCGGGTCCTGGTGGGCCAAGCAGCTGCGTCCCGTGGCCTCCGAGCTGCGGTCCGTGCAGGCCCGCAGCGCCTCCCCGCTGATCATCGACTGCCGCTCCGGTGGCTATCGCTCGATGATGTCTCTGCGCAGCGGGGACGGGGTGCGGGTGCTGGAGGTCGCGCCGGTGCAGGAGCGGGCCGGGATGCGCAAGGTGATCTCGCACGACGCCAAGCGGTACCGCGGCCTGGTGACCCAGGTGCTGCTGGAGCTGGACCGGGCACCGGGCACCGCCGAGGGCGTCGCCGAGGCTGTCGGTCAGGAACTGGGCGGGCAGCTGGGGGTCGAGCTCGACGGGGACAAGCTGGTGGTCGTGGACCGCGTGGACTGA
- a CDS encoding Nif3-like dinuclear metal center hexameric protein: protein MAASPTAAADAATVASVTEVLEAAYPPRWAEPWDQVGLVLGERAAAVHRVLLAVDPTLAVAREAVDRDAEMLITHHPLLLRGVSALPADEGKGAVVTHLLRHGAALWCGHTNVDRSTRGTVGAWLSLLDLQEPRPLVPGELPEEAAHGSSRFGLGAVGALTEPTTVGQLAAVIADHVPATARGILHTGDAAREVRTVAICPGAGDSFLEAASAVEADVYISSDLRHHPALEHLESAADPAAVPALIDVPHAASEALWLPLAQELLVSAIPGLEVLISAHTTDPWGGRLP from the coding sequence CCGAAGTGCTCGAAGCCGCCTACCCCCCGCGATGGGCGGAGCCCTGGGACCAGGTGGGCCTGGTGCTGGGGGAGCGGGCCGCCGCCGTGCACCGGGTGCTGCTGGCGGTGGACCCGACCCTCGCGGTGGCCCGCGAGGCCGTCGACCGCGACGCGGAGATGCTGATCACGCACCATCCGCTGCTCCTGCGGGGAGTGAGCGCCCTGCCCGCCGACGAGGGCAAGGGCGCCGTGGTCACGCATCTGCTCCGCCACGGTGCCGCGCTGTGGTGCGGGCACACCAACGTGGACCGCTCCACCCGCGGCACGGTCGGGGCCTGGCTCTCGCTGCTGGATCTGCAGGAGCCGCGGCCGTTGGTGCCGGGGGAGCTGCCGGAAGAGGCCGCGCACGGCTCGAGCCGTTTCGGTCTGGGCGCCGTCGGGGCCCTGACCGAGCCCACCACCGTGGGGCAGCTGGCCGCTGTGATCGCGGACCATGTGCCTGCCACCGCCCGCGGGATCCTGCACACCGGTGACGCCGCACGGGAGGTGCGCACGGTCGCCATCTGCCCCGGCGCAGGGGACTCCTTCCTCGAGGCGGCCAGCGCCGTCGAGGCCGACGTGTACATCTCCTCCGACCTCCGCCACCACCCCGCGCTCGAGCACCTGGAATCCGCGGCCGACCCGGCTGCGGTGCCGGCCCTGATCGACGTCCCGCACGCCGCGAGCGAGGCGCTCTGGCTGCCGCTCGCCCAGGAGCTGCTGGTCTCCGCGATCCCCGGCCTCGAGGTGCTGATCAGCGCGCACACCACCGATCCCTGGGGCGGCCGCCTCCCCTGA